GTAGCATAGACTTTCACGTCTGTCCTCCATTTTTTCATCATGGATGCTCGCAAGTGGAACATATAAACACCatttggaattggaatctCCTTTATTGTGTTTTCATCAACAGGAAAGCCATTGAAACTTATATTTTGCTATAGATTATACCATCAATGACAAATTTTGATCATCAACCCATTGGATCTCACCTGAAGCGGACATGTAGCATTCACATTTGAGATTTTCAACAGTGGAGTCATTAGAAATCCGAAAAATCCACTGGCCAAATACTGCCGACTAAAAAGACAGTAGTCCAAAGTCTCATTCAGGAACTGAAAACGACGATTTTTAGCTATTTTAAAAACTCCCAGGTTAAGCTAGAAaatacgtatttatttatttatcagaATGTTTATTTTACAACTTACAACGATATCATCAATTGGATTTTTATAGAGAAACACCTCGCTAACATAGAGAGCAGCTCGACCATTTTCTCTGTGAACCACTTTACAAGTTTTAAAGTACGTAAACGATGGATCCAAAGATCTGCACTCCATCTTGCTGATTTTGAAAACCTTCCCCTGGCTCCAATCCAATATGATAAGTAGTGTGAGCACTAAACCTAATAGCTGTTCTTTCATGTTGTCTCATCGGTGGAAATTGTTACACTGTTCGCGTATTGTCTGATTTAACGGCTGGTTTGCtttgattgattaatattgattttcccGATCACAAATATACTTCATTTTAAACGGTTTTggttattattttaacaatcCCATTATTAATCACGCACACCGAACAGGTTGACTTGCAATCGCCAGACTCCAAAAGCACCAGCAGATACTACAAGCTTGTATTCGCCATCAGGTAAGAAGGAGAGCAGGTCCTTTACCGTCTTATCGTTGAAAGTCATTTTCTTCACATAGATATCCTTCTCCTGTTAACATAAAAAAGGCGATactattgttatttttaattgttatttggtgtaaagatatatgtatgtacatacggtATATGGACACGAGTGATTGGCATTGGTGGCTGCCATTAAGGAATCGTGAAACATATAGAAAATCGGATATTGCTCTGGTCTGCGCATGTAATAGCAAAAGTCGATGGTGTGGTTAACCCAGAACAACCTGTAcatatttgattttcgaaatATACATAGGTTGAACTCAACTTTATCGATGGGTTGGCTGTATTTAATCGCCAGGTGAAAATTAATCCCCACAACATTTCGACGCACCATCTTCAGAAAGCATTCCTTGACCTCCGCAAACTCCGGATCCAGACTTTTGCACTTAACGTTGGTGAACCGAAAATGACCTCCTAGTGTGCTAGGAAACATTATCATAGTCAAAAACACGTTAGTAATGACCAAAAACTTCATGTTGAGTGTTGCGCTTTTGGTGACAATTTGATGTTATTTCGCAACGATAATTCATCGCCATTATAACTAAATCAAGCTGGCCGAGTAATTTGTCGTAAACGAAGATTTCAAGTTGAATGTGTTTTAACAGTGAGCGATGAAAGttttttccaattaatttttgaatttattctTTGGGTCATGTATTGGACATTAAATTTTTCCAACTCTTGGCtacgttatcgtttattataattctcAACTTGTTTTGagcaccccgcagcccgcagCCCGCAGCCCGCACCACGCACCCCGCAGCACGCAGCCCGCAtattgatatgaaatctcccatgcgatatttgatatagAATCTCGCTTTTGATATTTGATATAAAATCTCCCatgcaatatttaatatgGAATCTCGCATGcgatttttaatatgaatactCCCGCACTtctttgatatgaaatctcccatgcgatatttgatatggaATCTCTCAtgcgattttttatataaatactcCCGCACCACGCACCTATTctgatcagaacatttgaaatattgttttaaatatggaatgtcatatatCTTTGAATTCGTAatgaaatttccaatcgaattgtgtttaccaaaaacatttaatttttttttcaaatttgttccaatttttgatgatgatttttggattttggccgaaaattgattttctgtttttttgcgatttaattatcagtattttgatcagaaccttcgaaatattgttccaaatatggaatgtcatatctcgttgaattcgtaattaaatttctaatcgaaTTGTGTTtatcaaatacatttaatttttttttcaaattttttccaatttttatgatgatttttggattttggtcgaaaattgattttctgtttttttgcgatttaattatcagtattttgatcaaaacattcgaaatattggtccaaatatggaatgtcatatctcgttgaattcttaattaaatttccaatcgaattgtgtttaccaaaaacatttaatttttttttcaaattttttccaatttttgatgatgatttctggattttggccgaaaattgattttctgtttttttgcgatttaattatcagtattttgatcaaaacattcgaaatattgttccaaatatggaatgtcatatctcgttgaattcgtaattaaatttccaatcgaattgtgtttaccaaatacatttaattttttttgcaaattttttccaatttttgatgatgatttttggattttggccgaaaattgattttctgtttttttgcgatttagttatcagtattttgatcaaaacattcgaaatattggtccaaatatggaatgtcatatctcgttgaattcgtaattaaatttccaatcaaattgtgtttaccaaaaaaattaaattttttttcaaattttttccaatttttgatgatgatttctggattttggccgaaaattgattttctgtttttttgcgatttaattaTCAGTaatttgatcaaaacattcgaaatattggtccaaatatggaatgtcatatctcgttgaattcgtaattaaatttccaatcgaattgtgtttaccaaaaacatttaattttttttcgcattttttccaatttttgataatgatttctggattttggccgaaaattgattttctgtttttttgcgatttaattatcagtattttgatcaaaacattcgaaatattggtccaaatatggaatgtcatatctcgttgaattcgtaattaaatttccaatcgaattgtgtttaccaaaaaaattaaatttttttttcaaattttttccaatttttgatgatgatttctggattttggccgaaaattgattttctgtttttttgcgatttaattttgatcaaaacattcgaaatattggtccaaatatggaatgtcatatctcgttgaattcgtaattgaatttccaatcgaattgtgtttaccaaaaacatttaatttttttttcgcatttttttcaatttttgataatgatttctggattttggccgaaaattgattttctgtttttttgcgatttaattatcagtattttgatcagaacctTCGAAATATTGTTCCACCGCGCAcatcagtattttgatcaaaacatacCACGTTCCATACCTCAATTTTTAATAACCGGACTGATGATATAAGCGAAGTCGTTATAAGCGGATTCTACTGTATTCGGATAGAAATTAACAAGACTATAACACCCTGGACCCCGCACCTCGCATGAaacatattttgatatttttttataaatcttATAATTATCTCACCCCTCAAATTTCAATACTGTTTTAGCTCTTAAAggaacatttgttttttattcatttacgATTTTATTGAGTGGATCAACCGGCCAATACGTTCCAGAAATGGAATAGTGCCTTTCAACATTGAGTCAATCCTTTCTTATTGCGTAAATCTTAATGGATGTTCGATACTCCTTGTCAAATGCAACTTTCAATCTAATCATGTATTCACCATTTGGTATTGGCAGATCTTTCAAGTCGTTCTCCTTGTACATAAACTCATTTATTATCACATCGTGCtgttaataacaaaaatatttattccgAATTACTAATTACTTTTGATACTTACATCATACGGACAGGTGTGATTTATGTTGGATGCTTGTATAAATACCTTATGCATCATATATATCAATGGATGCGCTTGGGGATTCCGCATATAGTAACAAAAATCCAGGGTCTGGTTAAAGAGAAATGGTCGATATCCGTTTGATTTCTTGTGCAATGACACATTTATGTCCACGTTGTTGATTGGcactttaaatactttccaAACCATATAGAAGGCAGTCACGCCCCGTCGAATGAACTTCATCTCGCAGCGGCTAAAATTCGTAATCGTGGTGTCTAAGGACTCGCAAATCACATTTTGCAACTGAAAATCTCCTGCCACTAATATTGACCACAATAAAGTCCAAGCAATTCCAATGACAAGACCGTTCGACATGCCAGCTATTTTCAATTGAGGTAAAACACTATCAGCATTGCGCACcaattattaaacaattttcaaaattattcaattgcACAAATCGAAGCACTTAAATATCAATCTGGTTTTTAATAATGCTTGATAGAATATAATACGATATTTGTGTAGATCAAACAGGCCTAATATGTATAGTTTTGTATTTACCGTtcgtaataatattttcaatttcttaaTTGTATTGTTATGCGTAGATATTCTTAT
This genomic interval from Drosophila teissieri strain GT53w chromosome 3L, Prin_Dtei_1.1, whole genome shotgun sequence contains the following:
- the LOC122618116 gene encoding uncharacterized protein LOC122618116, with protein sequence MKFLVITNVFLTMIMFPSTLGGHFRFTNVKCKSLDPEFAEVKECFLKMVRRNVVGINFHLAIKYSQPIDKVEFNLCIFRKSNMYRLFWVNHTIDFCYYMRRPEQYPIFYMFHDSLMAATNANHSCPYTEKDIYVKKMTFNDKTVKDLLSFLPDGEYKLVVSAGAFGVWRLQVNLFGVRD
- the LOC122618053 gene encoding uncharacterized protein LOC122618053, translating into MSNGLVIGIAWTLLWSILVAGDFQLQNVICESLDTTITNFSRCEMKFIRRGVTAFYMVWKVFKVPINNVDINVSLHKKSNGYRPFLFNQTLDFCYYMRNPQAHPLIYMMHKVFIQASNINHTCPYDHDVIINEFMYKENDLKDLPIPNGEYMIRLKVAFDKEYRTSIKIYAIRKD
- the LOC122618097 gene encoding uncharacterized protein LOC122618097; the protein is MKEQLLGLVLTLLIILDWSQGKVFKISKMECRSLDPSFTYFKTCKVVHRENGRAALYVSEVFLYKNPIDDIVLNLGVFKIAKNRRFQFLNETLDYCLFSRQYLASGFFGFLMTPLLKISNVNATCPLQQNISFNGFPVDENTIKEIPIPNGVYMFHLRASMMKKWRTDVKVYATRVNKYTE